A stretch of Bradyrhizobium sp. AZCC 2262 DNA encodes these proteins:
- a CDS encoding c-type cytochrome — protein sequence MRIVPALLSSVIVCGLLAMRMATAADGPPAWAYTPNNPDYKPPVDDGKPVRVPDSTAGYTWSQLRDRFIAPVWHPSDHGALPDIVANGRKPGVFACGYCHRATGPGGPENADLAGLPKSYIIQQMADYKSGARGTALPERIPPKLMIELSKPITDAEIEAAAAYFSALQPRKRIKVVESDTAPKSYIAAFLWAAVEGGEREPLGQRILEIPDDLHRFESRDPRSTFTAYVPVGSLAKGEALVKGESGKTIVCGTCHGPELKGLGPLPSIAGRSPSYMFRQLYDFQHGARTGEWSPLMAQVVANLDEQDLLAIVAYLASRDP from the coding sequence ATGAGGATTGTTCCCGCGCTGCTCTCGTCTGTGATCGTTTGTGGCTTGCTCGCGATGCGGATGGCGACCGCCGCAGACGGTCCTCCCGCTTGGGCCTATACGCCGAACAATCCCGACTACAAGCCTCCCGTCGATGACGGAAAGCCAGTTCGCGTGCCAGACAGCACGGCCGGCTATACCTGGAGCCAGTTGCGTGATCGTTTCATTGCGCCGGTTTGGCACCCCAGCGACCACGGCGCGCTGCCGGACATCGTCGCGAACGGCCGCAAACCCGGTGTGTTCGCATGCGGATATTGTCACCGCGCCACCGGGCCTGGTGGCCCGGAAAACGCGGACCTTGCAGGGCTGCCGAAGAGCTACATCATCCAGCAGATGGCCGACTACAAGAGCGGGGCGCGTGGTACAGCCCTCCCCGAGCGAATTCCGCCAAAGCTAATGATCGAGCTTTCTAAGCCGATCACTGACGCCGAAATCGAAGCCGCGGCAGCCTACTTTTCGGCCTTGCAGCCGCGCAAACGCATCAAGGTGGTCGAGAGCGACACCGCGCCGAAAAGTTACATCGCGGCGTTCCTCTGGGCAGCGGTGGAGGGCGGTGAACGTGAGCCGCTTGGGCAACGCATTCTCGAAATCCCCGACGACCTGCACCGTTTCGAGAGCCGCGATCCGCGTTCGACCTTCACTGCCTATGTGCCGGTCGGCAGCCTAGCGAAAGGCGAGGCACTGGTGAAAGGCGAGTCGGGAAAGACGATCGTATGCGGCACGTGCCACGGGCCGGAGCTCAAGGGGCTCGGGCCATTGCCGAGCATCGCCGGCCGCTCACCGAGCTACATGTTCCGGCAGCTCTATGACTTCCAGCACGGCGCCCGAACGGGAGAATGGAGCCCGTTAATGGCCCAAGTCGTAGCCAATCTCGACGAGCAGGACCTTCTCGCGATTGTAGCGTACCTTGCATCTCGCGATCCGTGA
- a CDS encoding MAPEG family protein — translation MDKLSFQNALFNTYAIAACIMILKAVMMSWLTVARMMQVNGGFRSPEDIKKTILNPNPNAEQLAPNEYVDRIRRIQLNDLENLPFFLAAGFLFILTEPSITLAQWLLYGYVTSRLLHFAAYFTARTHDTRATLWTVGSLILIFMSCWTLFVAFRQ, via the coding sequence ATGGACAAACTCAGCTTTCAAAATGCCCTTTTCAATACCTATGCAATCGCTGCCTGTATAATGATTCTCAAAGCCGTCATGATGTCGTGGTTGACGGTTGCTCGGATGATGCAGGTAAACGGCGGGTTTCGCTCGCCGGAGGACATCAAGAAGACGATCCTCAACCCCAATCCGAATGCTGAACAACTGGCGCCCAATGAATATGTGGATCGCATCCGGAGGATTCAGCTGAACGATCTTGAAAATCTGCCGTTCTTCTTGGCGGCTGGATTTCTCTTCATCTTGACCGAGCCATCCATAACGCTCGCCCAATGGCTGCTGTATGGCTACGTCACTTCTCGGCTGTTGCATTTTGCCGCCTATTTCACAGCAAGGACTCACGATACACGCGCAACGCTCTGGACGGTCGGGTCTCTGATCCTGATCTTTATGAGTTGCTGGACGCTGTTTGTTGCATTCCGTCAGTGA